The following DNA comes from Novosphingobium sp. PP1Y.
GTGCCGGTGCCCAAGAAGCACCTGCCGGTGACCCTGCCCGAGGACGTCGACTTCTCGACCCCGGGCAATCCGCTGGTCCGCCATCCGACCTGGAAGCATGTGGATTGTCCGCAGTGCGGCAAGCCTGCCCGGCGCGAGACCGATACCCTCGACACTTTCGTCGACAGCTCGTGGTACTTCCTGCGCTTCGCCAGCCAGCCCGGCGACAGGCCGTTCGATCCGGCGAAGATTGCGCAGTGGCTGCCGGTCGAGCAGTACATCGGCGGCATCGAGCACGCGATCCTGCACTTGCTCTATGCTCGTTTCTGGACCCGCGCACTTGCCCGCATCGGCAAGGTCGAGGTGAAGGAGCCCTTCGCCAGCCTGTTCACGCAGGGCATGGTCACGCACGAGACCTACGAGCGCAGGAATCCCGAGAACGGCCAGCCGATCTATTTTGCGCCGGGCGACGTCGAACGCACGGCCGAGGGGGCAACGCTCAAGGCCGATGGCGCGCCGGTCGAGATCGGCCGCGTCATCAAGATGTCGAAGTCCAAGAAGAACGTCGTCGATCCCGACGAGATCGTCGCGACTTACGGCGCCGATGCGATCCGCTGGTTCATGCTGTCCGACAGCCCGCCCGAGCGCGACCTGCCCTGGTCGGAAGCGGGTATCGAGGGCTGCGCGCGCTTCGTGCAGCGCCTGTGGCGTCTGTTCGGCCAGTACGACGCCTCGGCCGAGGGCGAGGACAAGGCGGTCGACCGCAAGGCGCACCAGACTGTCGCCGCCGTGGCCCAGGACATCGAATCGCTCGGCTTCAACAAGGCCGTCGCGCGCATCTACGAACTGACCGGCGTGATCGAGAAGGCAAAGCCATCGGCCAGCCGTTCGGAAGCGATCCGCAAGGTCCTGCTGCTCGTGGCGCCGATGATGCCGCACCTCGCCGAAGAGGCTTTCGCCACCTTCGGTCAGGGCCTTGTGGCTGAGGCCGGCTGGCCCGAAGTCGATCCGGCGCTGCTGGTCGAGGACGAAGTGACCGTCGCGATCCAGGTGAAGGGCAAGCTGCGCGACACCATCACCGTGGCCAAGGGCACGGCGAAGGAAGAACTCGAGGCGCTTGCTCTCGCCAGCGAGAAAGTGCAGCGTGCGCTCGATGGTGCCGAGGTGAGGAAAGTGATCGTCGTGCCCGACCGACTGGTGAACCTCGTCGCGTGAAACGCGCCCTGGCCCTGTTCGGAGCACTGATGCTCGCCGGCTGCGGGTTGCAGCCGATGTACGCCGGTGGCGGCAGCGGCGCCGTGGCGCGCGGCCTGTCCGACATCCAGGTGGCCGCGATAGAAGGGCGCGCGGGCTGGCTCGTGCGCAATGCTCTGGTCGATCAGTTGGGCAAGGGGCAGGCCGGCTCGACGCCGCGCTATCGCCTCGATGTCCGGCTCGATGACAAGCTGGAGGGCTTCGCGCTCTTGTCCGACGACACCGTCGGCCGTGAACGCCGTACGCTGCGGGCCCGCTATCAGCTCGTCGACCTGAACAGCGACGAGATCGTCCTCGACGCCTCCGCCGGTTCGGACGCAGGCATCGACGTGGTCTCCTCGGACTATGCGACGATCGCGGCCGAACAGGCAGCGCTGGAGAACCTCGCCAAGGACGTCGCCAACCGAATTGTCACCAATGTCGCGCTGCGTCTGCGCGGCGATACGAGCCAGTGAAGGCAACGCAGAAAGACTTCGCCGGGATCGCTTCACGCGCGGCTCGCGATGTGCGCGTTGCCTTTTTCTGCGGCCCGGACGAATCCGGCGCGCTGGACGCTGCGCACAAGCTGGTCTCTTTGCTGGCGGATCCGGGCGAGCGGATCGAGTTGCCCGGCGCGGAACTGCGCAGGGACCCGGTGCGCCTGGGTGACGAGGCCCGCTCCAATTCGCTGTTCGGTGGAACCCGCCACATC
Coding sequences within:
- the lptE gene encoding LPS assembly lipoprotein LptE, which encodes MKRALALFGALMLAGCGLQPMYAGGGSGAVARGLSDIQVAAIEGRAGWLVRNALVDQLGKGQAGSTPRYRLDVRLDDKLEGFALLSDDTVGRERRTLRARYQLVDLNSDEIVLDASAGSDAGIDVVSSDYATIAAEQAALENLAKDVANRIVTNVALRLRGDTSQ